A genomic region of Sphingobium sp. HWE2-09 contains the following coding sequences:
- the ahpF gene encoding alkyl hydroperoxide reductase subunit F has translation MLDANLKGQLKTYMANITQPIELVASLDDGAKSREMGELLNEIAELSDKVSVVSGSDKRKPSFMIRRVGTDIGVTFAGLPMGHEFTSLVLALLQVGGHPSKAAQDLIQQVKDLDGDFAFETYFSLSCQNCPDVVQALNLMSVLNPRISHVAIDGGLFKDEVDARKVMAVPTIFLNGEPFGQGRMELEQIVAKIDSGAEARAAEKIKAQDPFEVLIVGGGPAGAAAAIYAARKGIRTGVAAERFGGQVLDTMDIENFISVSRTEGPKLASALEAHVKDYDVEIMNLQKAAKLIPSRQEGGYHEVVLENGASLKGRTLILSTGARWRQMGVPGEDEYRNKGVAYCPHCDGPLFKGKRVAVIGGGNSGVEAAIDLAGIVAHVTLIEYDSQLRADAVLQRKLASLPNVKIITSALTTKVDGNGERVTGLSYKDRNHGTEHDVELEGIFVQIGLVPNTEWLKDAIALSPRGEIEIDARGETSQPGIFAAGDCTTVPYKQIVIAMGAGSTAGLSAFDYLIRLPASEEAAQAA, from the coding sequence ATGTTGGACGCAAATCTCAAGGGTCAGTTGAAGACCTATATGGCGAACATCACCCAGCCGATCGAGCTGGTGGCGTCGCTGGACGATGGCGCGAAGTCGCGCGAAATGGGCGAATTGCTGAACGAAATCGCCGAACTGTCCGACAAGGTGTCGGTCGTAAGCGGTTCCGACAAGCGCAAGCCCAGCTTCATGATCCGCCGCGTCGGCACCGACATCGGCGTGACCTTTGCGGGTCTGCCGATGGGGCATGAGTTTACCTCGCTGGTGTTGGCGCTGCTGCAGGTCGGCGGACATCCGTCCAAGGCGGCGCAGGATCTGATCCAGCAGGTGAAGGATCTGGACGGCGACTTCGCATTCGAAACCTATTTCTCGCTGTCGTGCCAGAACTGCCCCGACGTGGTGCAGGCGCTCAACCTGATGAGCGTGCTCAATCCCCGGATCAGCCATGTCGCGATCGACGGCGGCCTGTTCAAGGACGAGGTGGACGCGCGCAAGGTGATGGCCGTGCCGACTATCTTCCTGAATGGCGAGCCCTTCGGTCAGGGCCGCATGGAGCTGGAGCAGATCGTCGCCAAGATCGACAGCGGCGCGGAAGCCCGCGCCGCCGAAAAGATAAAGGCGCAAGACCCATTCGAAGTGCTGATCGTCGGCGGCGGCCCTGCCGGTGCTGCGGCGGCGATCTATGCGGCGCGCAAGGGCATCCGCACCGGCGTGGCGGCGGAACGCTTCGGCGGGCAGGTGCTGGACACGATGGATATCGAGAATTTCATTTCGGTATCGCGCACCGAAGGGCCGAAGCTGGCGTCCGCGCTGGAAGCGCATGTGAAGGATTATGATGTCGAGATCATGAACCTGCAAAAGGCGGCGAAGCTGATCCCGAGCAGACAAGAAGGTGGCTATCATGAGGTCGTGCTGGAAAATGGCGCGTCGCTCAAAGGTCGCACGTTGATCCTGTCCACCGGCGCGCGCTGGCGGCAGATGGGCGTGCCGGGCGAGGATGAATATCGCAACAAGGGCGTCGCCTATTGCCCGCATTGCGATGGCCCGCTGTTCAAGGGCAAGCGCGTGGCAGTGATCGGCGGCGGCAACAGCGGCGTCGAAGCGGCGATCGATTTGGCCGGTATCGTCGCCCATGTGACGCTGATCGAATATGACAGCCAGTTGCGCGCTGACGCGGTGTTGCAGCGCAAACTCGCCAGCCTGCCCAATGTGAAGATCATCACGTCGGCGCTCACCACCAAGGTGGACGGCAATGGTGAGCGGGTGACCGGCCTGTCTTACAAGGACCGCAACCATGGGACGGAACATGACGTCGAACTGGAGGGCATTTTCGTCCAGATCGGCCTGGTGCCCAACACCGAATGGTTGAAGGACGCGATCGCTTTGTCGCCCCGTGGCGAGATCGAGATCGACGCGCGCGGCGAAACCAGCCAGCCGGGCATCTTCGCGGCGGGCG
- the ahpC gene encoding alkyl hydroperoxide reductase subunit C: MALINTPLKPFSATAYKEGKFVDITDADVKGKWAVFFFYPADFTFVCPTELEDLADIYPTLQGMGVEVYSVSTDTHFSHKAWHDTSPAIGKINYYMVGDQNHALANQFDVLREGVGLADRGTFVLDPEGVIQLVEITPEGVGRNAAELLRKVKALQYWTSHPGEVCPAKWEEGEATLAPSLDLVGKI, from the coding sequence ATGGCTCTCATCAACACCCCCCTGAAGCCTTTTTCGGCCACCGCCTATAAGGAAGGCAAATTCGTCGACATCACCGATGCCGACGTGAAGGGCAAATGGGCCGTCTTCTTCTTCTATCCCGCCGACTTCACCTTCGTCTGCCCGACCGAACTGGAAGATCTGGCCGACATCTACCCGACCCTGCAGGGCATGGGCGTGGAAGTCTATTCGGTGTCGACCGACACGCATTTCAGCCACAAGGCCTGGCACGACACGTCGCCTGCGATCGGCAAGATCAACTATTATATGGTCGGCGACCAGAACCATGCGCTCGCCAACCAGTTCGACGTGCTGCGTGAAGGCGTAGGCCTGGCCGATCGCGGCACCTTCGTGCTCGATCCCGAAGGCGTGATCCAGCTGGTCGAAATCACCCCCGAGGGCGTGGGTCGCAACGCGGCCGAACTGCTCCGCAAGGTGAAGGCGCTGCAATATTGGACCAGCCATCCGGGCGAAGTCTGCCCCGCCAAGTGGGAAGAAGGCGAAGCCACCCTGGCGCCGTCGCTCGACCTGGTCGGCAAGATCTAA
- the betI gene encoding transcriptional regulator BetI, protein MITNERSGQYSVPARQRARFVREAADVRRQALIDATARCLAEKGVGGTSVRAICAYAGVSSGLLTHYFDGVDALILATYVDVGAKVSAALDAAVAAAGDDPRDRLRACLQANFLAPVLDPDLLATWIAFWSLVKSDPKVGAIHADVYGGTRAQLESLLRAASPGMTDDQARIAAISLTALVDGLWLELCLDRSAFSPEEAQAMVGNAVTLVLGR, encoded by the coding sequence ATGATTACGAACGAGAGAAGTGGTCAATATAGCGTGCCTGCCCGGCAAAGGGCGCGCTTCGTGCGCGAGGCGGCCGATGTGCGGCGGCAGGCGCTGATCGACGCGACGGCCCGGTGCCTGGCGGAAAAGGGCGTGGGCGGTACGTCCGTGCGCGCGATCTGCGCCTATGCCGGGGTATCGTCGGGCCTGCTCACCCATTATTTCGACGGCGTCGATGCGCTGATCCTGGCGACTTATGTCGACGTCGGCGCGAAAGTGTCGGCCGCGCTGGACGCGGCGGTGGCGGCGGCGGGCGACGATCCGCGCGACCGGCTGCGCGCGTGCCTGCAGGCCAATTTCCTGGCGCCGGTGCTGGACCCGGACCTGCTGGCGACCTGGATCGCTTTCTGGAGCCTGGTCAAGTCCGACCCCAAGGTCGGGGCCATCCATGCGGATGTCTATGGCGGCACGCGGGCGCAACTCGAATCGCTGCTGCGCGCGGCGTCGCCCGGCATGACCGACGATCAGGCGCGGATCGCCGCGATCAGCCTGACGGCATTGGTTGATGGACTGTGGCTCGAACTCTGCCTCGACCGGTCGGCTTTCTCGCCAGAGGAAGCGCAGGCGATGGTTGGCAATGCGGTGACGTTGGTGCTGGGGCGATAA